One genomic segment of Clavelina lepadiformis chromosome 3, kaClaLepa1.1, whole genome shotgun sequence includes these proteins:
- the LOC143450775 gene encoding mitochondrial inner membrane m-AAA protease component paraplegin-like isoform X2: MSWNEFVQKVLISGEVKNVTVNSQAPHKIKVNLHDNITSINGKKVHHIYVNVRKSTEVETMLREEEKKLHINPLEYIPVVISDVEFIPDDTMYQFSEVTAYTLLLLAGVMFILARMMKKQPPSSRLTKPSSPKKQTSNFFDMVFESETSTPETKTNVKFKDVAGMQEAKEEVMEFVHFLKNPAQYKRLGAKLPRGCLLTGPPGVGKTMLAKAVASEAGVPFYAKAGSDFVEMIGGLGARRIRQLFQKARDAAPSIIYIDELDALGAARSGGDKAFSSASREKDQTLNQMLVEMDGMLSTQHQVIVLASTNRADILDKALLRPGRFDRVVQIDLPNRQERLEILNHHLKCVKLKDKPENYSKQLANETPGMSGADLANICNEAAIYAARENDDVVDKKHLDYALERVLAGAPKSSTSISPEERKIVAVHESGHALMGWLLEHTEIVSRVSIIPRSKAMLGFSKTLSSDGYLYSEEQLFDRMCMTLGGRAAESLIYGRITHGAEDDLNKVTDLAYAQIKQFGFNPNIGPISYPKEGDFQLRPYSEALATTIDVEVRNLIKKAYDRTLKTLQDNKNLLEKLSSELLKRETLNYDDIELVIGPPIFKSKKQFSYEDGTTFKA, translated from the exons ATGAGCTGGAATGAATTTGTTCAAAAGGTGCTTATATCTGGTGAAGTAAAAAACGTTACAGTTAATTCTCAGGCTCCTCACAAGATCAAAGTAAATCTACATGATAATATCACCTCAATAAATGGAAAAAAG GTTCACCATATATATGTTAATGTGCGTAAAAGTACGGAGGTTGAGACGATGTTACGTGaggaagaaaaaaaacttcataTCAATCCTTTGGAATACATCCCTGTTGTAAT atCTGATGTTGAGTTTATTCCTGATGACACAATGTACCAATTTAGTGAAGTCACTGCGTATACGTTATTGTTACTTGCTGGAGTTATGTTTATTCTGGCAAGAATGATGAAAAAGCAACCTCCATCATCAAGGTTGACAAAACCATCCTCACCCAAAAAGCAAACctcaaatttttttgacatG GTATTTGAATCAGAAACATCTACaccagaaacaaaaacaaatgttaaatttaagGATGTGGCCGGCATGCAAGAGGCTAAAGAAGAAGTTATGGAATTTGTCCACTTTTTGAAA AATCCTGCTCAATACAAACGTTTAGGAGCAAAATTGCCACGTGGTTGTCTATTAACTGGCCCTCCAGGAGTGGGAAAGACTATGCTTGCAAAAGCTGTAGCATCTGAAGCTGGTGTGCCTTTTTATGCAAAGGCTGGTTCGGATTTTGTTGAGATGATCGGTGGTTTGGGTGCTCGAAGAATTCGCCAATTATTTCAG AAAGCAAGAGATGCAGCCCCCTCAATAATATACATTGATGAACTTGATGCACTTGGAGCTGCTAGATCTGGTGGCGATAAGGCATTTAGTTCGGCATCACGAGAAAAAGACCAAACTTTGAACCAAATGCTGGTTGAGATGGATGGAATGCTGAGCACACAGCATCAAGTCATCGTACTTGCATCAACTAATCGTGCTGATATTCTTGACAAA GCTTTGTTGAGACCTGGGCGTTTTGACAGAGTTGTTCAAATTGATTTGCCAAACCGTCAAGAACGACTGGAAATTCTTAACCATCATCTTAAGTGTGTTAAACTGAAAGATAAGCCGGAGAATTATTCAAAACAACTTGCGAATGAAACCCCAGGAATGAGCG GCGCTGATTTAGCAAACATTTGTAACGAAGCTGCGATTTACGCTGCCAGAGAGAACGATGATGTTGTTGATAAGAAGCATTTGGATTATGCATTGGAGCGCGTTTTGGCAG GTGCACCAAAGTCATCAACATCAATTTCCCCAGAAGAGAGAAAGATAGTAGCAGTGCACGAGTCAGGCCATGCATTGATGGGGTGGCTTCTGGAACACACAGAGATAGTTAGCCGGGTTAGCATCATCCCTCGTTCTAAAGCGATGCTCggattttcaaaaactttatcATCAGATGGATATTTATATAGTGAAGAACAG ctttttgatCGGATGTGCATGACATTAGGTGGCAGAGCAGCTGAAAGTTTAATATACGGCAGGATAACACATGGAGCAGAAGATGATCTGAATAAAGTTACCGACCTGGCATATGCTCAG ATTAAGCAATTTGGTTTCAATCCAAACATCGGCCCAATCTCTTATCCCAAGGAAGGAGATTTTCAGTTGAGGCCGTACAGTGAAGCACTAGCCACCACAATTGACGTG gaAGTTAGAAATCTTATTAAGAAAGCTTATGATCGAACCCTTAAGACCCTTCAAGATAACAAGAATTTGTTGGAAAAGCTGTCCAGTGAATTATTAAAACGGGAAACGTTAAACTACGATGACATTGAGTTAGTGATTGGTCcgccaatttttaaaagtaaaaaacag ttttcctATGAAGACGGAACAACCTTCAAGGCATAA